Proteins co-encoded in one Acidobacteriota bacterium genomic window:
- a CDS encoding helix-turn-helix transcriptional regulator codes for MVGKKLEVSKFLPLKPADFQVLLVLSEGPLHAYGICKAVEEQLKGQVHLEIGSLYRMMGRLTTAGLIEEVEGPDDPQGSPAQRRRTYQITRQGRLVARAEARRLEEVLEVAREKDLLAEGGGA; via the coding sequence ATGGTCGGCAAGAAGCTCGAAGTCTCCAAGTTCCTACCCCTGAAACCCGCCGATTTCCAGGTCCTGCTGGTGCTTTCCGAAGGCCCTCTGCACGCTTACGGCATTTGCAAGGCGGTCGAGGAGCAGCTCAAGGGTCAGGTTCATCTCGAGATCGGGTCGCTTTACCGGATGATGGGCCGCCTGACGACCGCCGGACTCATCGAGGAGGTTGAAGGCCCCGACGATCCGCAAGGCAGTCCGGCTCAACGCCGCCGCACCTACCAGATCACCCGGCAAGGCCGCCTGGTGGCGCGGGCCGAGGCCCGCCGGCTGGAGGAGGTCTTGGAGGTGGCCCGCGAGAAAGACCTGCTGGCCGAAGGCGGAGGAGCGTGA
- a CDS encoding HAMP domain-containing sensor histidine kinase, which produces MKLLAKTSADEARSLAGELAQRLNQYVDLELQADQRLFAMRELHDLFPDSALSFDTLEAELLARRFLEQAATVQDMKRSDLDQPGVLTVSSSGGTLLALFSQRRLRSELQPLVDEEFQQDDVEVRILLPGEESDRSGQAFLVQELGSYFPGWRLALTLRGGDPFASEAERRVTRYLFIALAVVTGASLLAFLISGHFLSQLRLSRFRNDLVATVSHELKTPLSSTRALVETLLSGKLKDQEAVEDYLQLIRRENERLGRLIDNFLTFSRLEHKEALLRMRPVSVGEIVEKAVDAVSDLFDSSGRRLRLEIARDLPLIMADPDGLVIVLVNLLDNACKYSPGTKEVVLRAWQHESEVRIEVCDQGIGLSKRTVARIFDRFYQADQSLSRPTSGCGLGLSIVKFVTEAHGGSVQVLSRPGEGSRFRVALPVDVNPQETH; this is translated from the coding sequence GTGAAACTGCTGGCCAAGACCAGTGCCGACGAAGCCCGCAGTCTGGCCGGTGAGCTGGCACAGCGGCTCAACCAGTATGTCGACCTAGAATTGCAGGCCGATCAGAGACTCTTCGCAATGAGAGAGCTGCACGATCTCTTTCCCGATTCGGCGCTGTCCTTCGACACGCTGGAGGCAGAGCTACTCGCTAGACGGTTCTTGGAGCAGGCTGCGACCGTCCAAGACATGAAACGCTCAGACTTGGACCAGCCTGGAGTCCTCACGGTCTCGTCGTCGGGCGGAACGCTTCTTGCGCTCTTTAGCCAAAGGCGTCTGCGCAGCGAACTGCAGCCGTTGGTGGACGAGGAGTTCCAGCAGGACGATGTGGAGGTGAGAATCCTGCTTCCGGGCGAGGAGTCGGACCGTTCCGGCCAGGCCTTCCTGGTCCAAGAACTGGGCTCCTACTTCCCAGGGTGGCGGCTCGCGCTCACTCTTAGAGGCGGGGACCCCTTCGCCTCCGAGGCCGAACGCCGCGTGACCAGGTACCTGTTCATCGCGCTGGCCGTAGTGACCGGAGCCTCCCTTCTAGCCTTTTTGATTTCCGGCCACTTCCTGTCCCAACTCCGCCTCAGCCGCTTCCGAAATGACTTGGTGGCAACCGTTTCACACGAACTGAAGACGCCGCTCTCGTCTACCCGGGCACTGGTTGAGACCCTGCTGAGCGGGAAACTGAAAGACCAGGAAGCGGTAGAAGACTATCTCCAACTGATTCGCAGGGAGAACGAACGTCTCGGAAGGCTGATCGACAACTTCCTCACCTTTTCCCGATTGGAGCACAAAGAGGCCCTGCTGAGGATGCGGCCTGTCAGTGTCGGGGAGATCGTAGAGAAGGCAGTGGACGCCGTATCTGATCTGTTCGACTCGTCCGGGCGGAGGTTGCGCCTGGAAATCGCCCGCGATTTGCCGCTGATCATGGCCGACCCAGACGGTCTCGTCATCGTTCTTGTCAATCTCCTGGATAACGCCTGCAAGTACAGCCCAGGGACCAAGGAGGTCGTGCTGAGAGCTTGGCAGCATGAGAGCGAGGTGCGGATCGAGGTGTGCGACCAGGGAATCGGCCTGTCGAAACGGACCGTTGCGCGAATCTTCGATCGCTTCTACCAGGCTGACCAGAGCTTGTCGCGGCCGACTAGCGGTTGCGGGCTCGGGCTCAGCATTGTCAAATTTGTCACCGAGGCCCATGGGGGCTCCGTCCAAGTTCTGAGCCGGCCTGGTGAGGGGAGCCGTTTCAGAGTTGCCCTGCCGGTGGACGTGAATCCGCAGGAGACGCATTAG
- a CDS encoding ABC transporter permease, which yields MSKVMRSWGLGLSQKLLAALLRLYPHRFHRTFASEMQRSFRLRYRRALLRRGALGIAALWTRTVFDILKTAWAERRESCFDESPGRSGPPPPRRPRSRGDHLMTSLLADLRIALRSFSKRPGYALAAILTLALGIGANSAIFSLVHSILLQPLPYPDSHRLVMIHQSTERGHDETFSFFDLQDFSRESRALGDIAAFHESDGTLLMAGGEPQYVRGQAVSASLIPLLGVEPLLGRSFRPEEDREGGPRAIILSYGLWQGQFGGDPQVLGRVVEYQELSHTIVGVMPKGFYFPDPDARFWTALQGNDLLTRAGIQNPGRRLTFLLLIARLNPQAKLAAAQGELNSISRQVEQQQAIPARELVLVPRLEAVSGSMGPLLWTLLASVGLVLLIACANVANLSLSRAAARRREMALRNALGASRPRLIRQVLTESVLLAGLGASVGVLLAVVFLAWLAAAGGGLLPRSQEIALDWRVLLFTALIALLSSLLFGLLPALKISRLEPQSALRAGGRGSAADSPRLQKGLVVCQIALALVLLSGAGLLLNSFIRLTSVSVGFRPDRLLTVWLSLSEERYPEPEAVVGFYEDLVDRLQALPGVESVSYSYSLPFTGNTFRQTIVVEGQEPQPGEREWAGTVIVGPRHFETLGIPLLKGRDFSREDRLASAPVAIVNQAMARRYWPQESALGKRFRRDGGVDGTLDTTRYFRGRSWITVVGVTADVVRLGYEDQPAPEFYVPHAQMPWASTSLVLRTRADPLGLVEPLRRVIAEKDPGIALFGIDSMQQRMDRSVLPQRLRTQLWMLFAVLASSLAVIGVYGVMAFGVSRRTQEIGIRMALGADRLGVLRMILAQGLSLAGLGALIGLVVSLAANRALAGLLYQVTPFDPLTYSLVALLLLAVAALACYLPARRASHVDPLAALRCE from the coding sequence GTGAGCAAGGTCATGCGATCTTGGGGCCTGGGTCTGTCGCAGAAGCTCCTGGCGGCGCTTTTGCGCCTTTATCCGCACCGCTTTCACCGCACCTTCGCAAGCGAGATGCAGCGCTCTTTCCGCCTCCGCTACCGGCGGGCTTTGTTGCGGCGCGGCGCGCTGGGAATAGCCGCCCTTTGGACGCGCACCGTTTTCGACATCCTCAAGACAGCCTGGGCCGAGCGCCGGGAAAGCTGCTTCGACGAATCCCCGGGACGTTCCGGACCTCCCCCTCCGCGGCGTCCCAGATCCAGAGGAGACCATCTGATGACATCCCTGCTGGCGGACTTGCGAATCGCCCTGCGAAGCTTCTCCAAGAGGCCCGGCTATGCCCTGGCCGCAATCCTCACCCTGGCCTTGGGCATCGGCGCCAACAGCGCCATCTTCAGCCTCGTCCACTCCATTCTGCTGCAGCCCTTGCCTTATCCCGATTCCCATCGACTGGTCATGATCCATCAGTCGACGGAGCGGGGCCACGACGAAACCTTTTCCTTTTTCGACTTGCAGGACTTCTCCCGGGAAAGCCGCGCCCTGGGGGACATCGCAGCCTTCCACGAGTCGGACGGCACCCTGCTGATGGCAGGCGGAGAACCGCAGTATGTGAGGGGGCAGGCGGTATCGGCCAGTCTCATTCCGTTGTTGGGAGTGGAGCCGCTGCTGGGACGGTCCTTCCGGCCCGAGGAGGATCGTGAAGGGGGGCCCCGCGCCATCATCCTCAGCTACGGGCTCTGGCAAGGTCAGTTCGGCGGGGATCCCCAGGTCTTGGGCCGGGTGGTGGAGTATCAGGAACTCTCCCACACCATCGTCGGAGTGATGCCCAAAGGGTTCTATTTCCCTGATCCTGACGCCCGCTTTTGGACGGCCTTGCAGGGCAACGACCTTCTGACGCGGGCCGGCATCCAGAATCCCGGCCGGCGCTTGACGTTTCTCTTGCTTATAGCCCGCTTGAATCCGCAGGCGAAGCTGGCAGCGGCTCAGGGGGAACTCAATTCCATCAGCAGGCAAGTCGAGCAGCAACAGGCCATTCCGGCTCGCGAACTCGTGCTGGTTCCCCGCCTGGAGGCTGTGTCCGGCAGCATGGGTCCGCTGCTGTGGACGCTGCTGGCCTCGGTGGGACTGGTGTTGTTGATCGCCTGCGCCAATGTGGCCAATCTATCCCTCTCCCGGGCGGCAGCCCGCCGCAGGGAGATGGCTCTGCGCAACGCTCTCGGCGCCTCCCGGCCGCGATTGATACGGCAGGTGCTGACCGAGAGCGTCCTGTTGGCGGGACTGGGGGCCTCGGTGGGCGTCCTGCTGGCGGTGGTTTTCCTGGCTTGGCTGGCCGCGGCGGGCGGAGGCTTGCTGCCTCGCTCCCAGGAAATCGCTCTCGATTGGAGGGTGCTCCTCTTTACCGCCCTCATCGCCCTGCTCAGCAGTCTGCTCTTCGGCTTGCTGCCGGCTCTGAAGATCTCTCGTCTGGAACCGCAGTCCGCCCTGCGGGCCGGAGGGAGAGGCAGTGCCGCCGACAGTCCCCGTCTGCAGAAGGGGCTGGTGGTGTGCCAGATCGCGCTTGCCCTGGTTCTTCTCAGCGGTGCCGGCTTGTTGCTCAACAGTTTCATTCGCTTGACGTCGGTTTCCGTCGGCTTTCGTCCCGACCGGCTGCTGACGGTTTGGCTCTCGCTGTCGGAAGAGCGTTATCCTGAGCCCGAAGCCGTGGTGGGATTCTACGAGGATCTGGTGGACCGCCTTCAAGCCTTGCCAGGAGTGGAGAGCGTTTCCTATTCCTACTCGTTGCCGTTCACCGGCAATACCTTCCGCCAGACCATCGTGGTGGAAGGCCAGGAGCCGCAACCGGGGGAGCGTGAATGGGCAGGAACCGTCATTGTCGGACCACGCCACTTCGAGACCCTTGGCATCCCCCTCTTGAAGGGCCGCGACTTCAGCCGGGAAGATCGCTTGGCCAGTGCGCCCGTGGCCATCGTCAACCAAGCCATGGCGCGGCGTTATTGGCCCCAGGAATCGGCTTTGGGCAAGCGCTTCAGGCGCGATGGAGGGGTGGACGGCACCCTCGACACTACCCGCTATTTCAGAGGACGCTCTTGGATCACGGTGGTGGGAGTGACCGCCGACGTCGTTCGCCTGGGATATGAGGACCAGCCGGCTCCCGAGTTCTACGTTCCCCACGCGCAGATGCCCTGGGCGTCGACGTCGTTGGTGCTGCGAACCCGCGCGGATCCTCTCGGCTTGGTGGAACCGCTGCGGCGGGTGATTGCCGAGAAAGACCCCGGCATAGCTCTCTTCGGAATCGATTCCATGCAACAACGCATGGACCGCAGCGTACTGCCTCAGCGTCTGCGCACCCAGCTTTGGATGCTTTTTGCCGTTTTAGCCAGCAGTTTGGCGGTCATCGGCGTCTATGGCGTGATGGCCTTCGGAGTCTCGCGGCGCACCCAGGAAATCGGAATCCGCATGGCCC
- a CDS encoding response regulator transcription factor, translating into MTAETVLIVEDDEAMRRVLKDNFQVSGFQVETAEDGEVALAKIGPGIDLVVLDIMLPRVDGFEVCRRIRSQGSDAFIIMLTAKGEESDAVLGLNLGADDYVTKPFRVRELLARAQAFMRRRKQASQESFAFAHFKLDQAAHRLCHPDGEVELTPKEFGLLEFFLRNRGRAVTREQILNSVWGSSVHVTFRSVDRCVNTLRSKIEEDPSRPRFIRTIREVGYRFEESSSTVESRQNRR; encoded by the coding sequence ATGACCGCTGAGACCGTCTTGATCGTCGAAGACGACGAGGCCATGCGCCGCGTGCTCAAGGACAATTTCCAAGTGAGCGGCTTTCAGGTGGAAACGGCAGAAGATGGGGAAGTGGCTCTGGCCAAAATCGGCCCGGGCATCGACCTGGTCGTGCTCGACATTATGCTGCCGCGTGTCGACGGGTTCGAGGTGTGCCGCCGGATCCGAAGTCAAGGCAGCGACGCCTTCATCATCATGCTGACCGCCAAGGGAGAAGAATCGGATGCCGTCCTCGGCCTCAATCTGGGAGCCGACGATTACGTCACCAAGCCCTTCCGGGTGCGCGAACTGCTGGCGCGGGCGCAAGCCTTCATGCGTCGGCGCAAACAGGCCTCGCAGGAGTCCTTCGCCTTCGCTCATTTTAAGCTGGATCAGGCTGCCCACCGGCTCTGCCATCCCGACGGGGAGGTGGAGTTGACCCCCAAGGAATTCGGGTTGCTGGAGTTCTTCCTTCGCAATCGGGGTCGGGCCGTGACCCGGGAACAGATACTCAACAGTGTCTGGGGAAGTTCCGTCCACGTCACCTTCCGCAGCGTCGACCGCTGCGTCAATACTCTTCGCTCCAAAATCGAAGAAGACCCCTCCCGTCCGCGCTTCATTCGCACGATCCGGGAAGTGGGCTACCGTTTCGAGGAGTCCTCTTCGACGGTGGAGAGCCGACAAAATCGCCGCTAG